Sequence from the Panicum virgatum strain AP13 chromosome 5N, P.virgatum_v5, whole genome shotgun sequence genome:
AGCGGCGGGATGCGCCACCAGCAAGCCATCACCACCCCTTCGACCACGTACAGTGATGGCACATTCATTCTACACCAGCGCCACCGCGAGACCGTTGTCCCCTACGACTCCGGCGACCCGTTGCATCAACCGTCGCTGCCCGTGCGCAGAGCTCCACCAACGAACCCGCGAAGGCGACCGCAGCGGCCACCAGCAAGGTCTTCCCTCAGTTAAAGTAAGAACCCATCGATCTACTCCTAGGAGGTCCTAATGATCttaacattattttccaatcaCGAGGTTGAACAAAATGTTCAAGAGCTGTGCAGATATATGTGGATTGCTTTAAGTGTCATGATCTTTTCATCACGAATCAATTTATTATCATGCCCAAAAGAAGTACTAATTATGATGCATGCAGTATCCTACGGCAATGGCGTCAGGGACACAAGAAAACGCGCACTGGTACGAGCGCGCTTGCGGTTGGGTGGGCagtgggcgggggggggggggggggggggggcgagcatCAGAACAAGGCGTGCACCGCCGCACggaccaccggcggcggcggttttgAGTTGAGAcctaaacacacccaatccacactgAAAAGCTGGCCAAGTAGACAAACGGAGGACTGCATCTCTGCTTGGGAAATTGACAGCAAGGATTGCCACATATGATTGTACCTTCAGCAAGGATCCAACGATGTTGCTGTGTATTATTTAGTCAACAAAAAACTCACACAGTTATTCTTTCCTTCTGTACTGTGTATTATTGCAGAACAAGAGCACGCATAATTCAGGCTGGTATCCAAATTTCTAAAACCAGCATCACCCCAATGTTGTTCAGTCCCTTTACCAATTCAACTGAAAGAAATATAATCCAAGAACGATACGCTCGGATCTATGGACAAGCGGATTCACGCTCAAGCTCAACTCCAGTCTCCAGCTACTCCGGTCCGTTCAGGTCCAGGAAAGCTgggttgtgttttttttttcttttgctaatCCTGCAGCCACTTCTAGTCCGATCGCAATGGTGCGGTGGCCGGTCGGCGACGAAGGAGAAGGGTCCCGACTAGCGCCCCCCGGAGCAGACGGCAAGTGCGCGCCTGCCGTTGCCGTCGTCAGCTTCCTTCTTCAAGCACCTACCGCGGTAACGGGGTGGGCTGAGCTGATTGGGCCGATCGCTATCGGCCCATGTAACACTCCCCCGTCACCTTCGTCAGATCCCATCCGCCGTTTATTTTAGATGCAACGGTCAAGATATCCTTACCCTGGACGGTAAGTGAAATACTGTTCACCACCAATAAGACATTCAGACGCCTCGACATGGCTGCCGCGCCTCCTTCCGCAGCCGCGGTCGACGGCGGTCGGGATAGCGTCAGTATGTGCTTGGGGGCAAGGAGAGGCACCAGAACTAGGCGGGACAGAAGTGGAGCGCGCCGAGTGGGGCGAGTGCGGCCGATGTGCGTGCGTGATCAGGCTGTCGCGACACCGcacacggcggcgacggcgtccgGCGGCAAGATCGTCGCGGGAGATAACGCCGCCCCGCACTGCGCGTCGCCTCTTCTCCCCACACCTCAATCCGCCGTCCGCACCACCGGCCGGCAAAATGGCGCCAAGTCGCGGAGCGTTCTGGATGGGGCTGCGAGGAAAATCCGGCTCGATGCGTCGCCGGGCGGGCGACGATGCAGCTGCAATGGATGTGAGAACAACAGAGAATGCAGATGCAAAGCCCAACAATATACATAGCTATGTCAGCATATAAAAAAGTTGAAGTTTATGGTGTTGGTGCTCGCTGCTATTCGGTAAACAAATTCTCGATACCGGAGCCCcacaaaaaatttacattttccAAGTACGAGTCTCCTTTATAAGCACAAAGAAGATTTTCCGTTGGTATCCTTCTTGGGAGATCGCCGCAGGATAAATTCAGAACAGGCAAATATACCAGGGACCACAAGCTGCCATGAATTAGGCCTGATAGAGTGATAGATTGTTCCTTGAGAGATCAAGTGACACAAAGGGTTAGACGGTCACGGTTCCAAATTCATCAAGAATACTTCCCCAATGCATTTTCTGAAAGAATCTTTGATTTCTGGGACGCTCACCCCACCAAAGTCACTTTGGCTCAGGTTCAGGTACACCAAATTGGTCAAACCAGCCAAAGATGGGTTGATTTTCCGGGAAGATAGGTCATTGCAGAACCAATTTAATTTTTACAAACTGGAAAAAGTTAATTAGTCTGTTGTAAGTTgtcaggaaagaaaaaaaaacgtatGATTAGATTTGTATTGTATTTTGCATGTATACTATAGCTAAAACTAGCATAAAAGTCATGGATAGTTCAGCAACGCTTTCATAAAACTACTGACTGAATTTCGTTTAGGACTGCTGTTGGCTGAAATGAGTAACACACCGTTTGGATGTAGATATTGAAGCCTAGAATTCGAAATTGGAATTGGATCTACTGAATACCGATTGTTTGGATGGCCTAGGAATTGGAAATGGAAATTGACCACAATACCAAGCGGTATTCCCCCTACTGCCGCAACCCCTCCCTCAATACCAAGCCCCTCCCCTCCGTATTGCAAAGAATCGATGCCTCTCCCCGTTTCTCTTGCATCGCTCCCCTCTCCCCTGTGCAGCCTTCTCCGCCGGTGAGGTCCAACCATGGCTGCTCCTCTCTGCCACCGAGGTCCCGCGCCGCTCCagctcctctccgccgccggcgagaccctaggccgcgccgctcccctccGTCGCCACCGAGGTCCTGCGCCTCGCTCCACCGGCGAGGCTCCGGACCACGCTGCTCCCTGCGCGCCCCTCCGTCGGCGAGGCCCGGGCCGGGCCACACCTCTCCCCTGCGCCCCCCTCCACCGGCGAGTAAAGGATCACTTTGATGTCAGGATGTGGGTTTGCATCTCACGCAAGCTTGATGTTCATCGTCACACACGGGAGTTGATTGAGTCTGCAACTAATGGGGAATGCCCACGTGTCGATAACATCGATACTCTCCAGTGCAAACTTAGAGACACACTGCAAAAGTCAGAGAGATTCCTGCTCGTCTTGGATGATGTCTGGTTTGAAGGATCCAACAATGAGAGGGAATGGGACCTGCTGTTAGAACCTCTGGTTTCTCAGGGGGAGGGAAGCAAAGTTTTGATAACTTCTCGACGGGATGCATTTCCAGCTGCTCTTCGCTGCGAAGAAGTGGTTCGATTGGAAGACCTGGAAAATGCTGAGTTCTTGGCACTCTTCAAACACCATGCTTTCTCTGGAGCAGAAATTGGAGATGAACAGTTGAAAATGCAGCTAGAAGAGATTGGAAAAGAGATAGTGAAACGTCTTGGACACTCACCTCTGGCAGCAAAAGTTGTGGGCTCGAACTTGAGTAGAAAAAAGGATATCTCCTCATGGAGAGATGCTTTGGGAATTGAAAACTTAAGTGAACCCATGAGGGCTCTTTTGTGGAGTTATGAGAAATTAGATCCATGTCTTCAAAGGTGTTTTTTATATTGCAGCTTATTTCCAAAAGGCCACAGGTACTCTGTTAATGAGGTGGTAGACTTCTGGGTTGCAGAGGGACTAGTCGAAAAATCATGCCAACGTAATAGGAGCATTGAAGATGTTGGACGCGATTACATCAATCAGCTGCTGTCTGGATCCTTCTTTCAACCAGTTTATAAAGGGAAGGAGATAGTTAATTATGCCTATACTATGCATGACCTCCTTCATGATTTGGCAGTCACTCTCTAGAAAAGATTGTTTCAGACTGGACGATGACAAGGCAGAAATACCACTCACAGTTCGACATCTGTCTGTTGGTGTTAAGAGTATGATACAGCATAAGCAAagtatatttttttagataatggataaTAAAATCCGGCCTCTACATCGAGGATGTACCAGCCAAATAATACAGAGTTCGAAAAAATAAACAGCAAGCCGATAGTCTTTAACATAGACAAGGAATCTAAAG
This genomic interval carries:
- the LOC120671821 gene encoding putative disease resistance RPP13-like protein 1 isoform X3 codes for the protein MADVALAGLRWAASPIINKLLADASTYLGVDMARELQELETTVLPHFDLVIEAAEKSPHKDKLKAWLQRLKDAFYDAEDLLDEHEYNLLKRKAKSGDDSSVGDDDDASSIKSTILKPFRATASRARNLLPENKRLIRKLNELKDILLKAKGFRELLGLPAGNNCAAGPVVATTIVPPTTSLQPPKVFGRDMDRDRIIDLLTKRTAAGASSTNYSCVAIVKHGGAGKSTLAQYVYNDGRVKDHFDVRMWVCISRKLDVHRHTRELIESATNGECPRVDNIDTLQCKLRDTLQKSERFLLVLDDVWFEGSNNEREWDLLLEPLVSQGEGSKVLITSRRDAFPAALRCEEVVRLEDLENAEFLALFKHHAFSGAEIGDEQLKMQLEEIGKEIVKRLGHSPLAAKVVGSNLSRKKDISSWRDALGIENLSEPMRALLWSYEKLDPCLQRCFLYCSLFPKGHRYSVNEVVDFWVAEGLVEKSCQRNRSIEDVGRDYINQLLSGSFFQPVYKGKEIVNYAYTMHDLLHDLAVTL